One region of Synechococcus elongatus PCC 11801 genomic DNA includes:
- a CDS encoding pilus assembly FimT family protein, protein MRPMNAHPPRRQSIDGFTLTELLVLVIIVGILSALAVPNLLGYFSRTQVDAGAEALEGVLRQAQREAIRRSQTCAVVIPTGADPVVRTATNTEVAGSNENCLPARNLSQQTGSGQQAADLTLRNIRIDSNLTANPPTVGFTFKGTPTNVAANTVLVISSTRSPSSSSRCIVVSDLLGLIRAGNYNGTPTNPTEANCRIRPQ, encoded by the coding sequence ATGCGTCCTATGAATGCCCACCCACCTAGGCGACAGTCAATCGATGGCTTCACGCTGACTGAACTGCTAGTGCTGGTCATCATTGTTGGCATTCTTAGCGCGCTAGCCGTACCCAACCTCTTGGGCTACTTCAGTCGTACTCAAGTCGATGCCGGTGCTGAGGCGCTGGAAGGCGTTCTGCGGCAAGCCCAACGCGAAGCTATTCGCCGCAGTCAAACCTGTGCTGTTGTCATTCCTACGGGAGCCGATCCGGTTGTCCGTACAGCAACCAACACAGAAGTAGCGGGTTCCAATGAAAATTGTCTACCGGCTCGTAACTTGTCCCAACAGACTGGATCGGGGCAACAAGCTGCTGATTTAACGCTGAGGAATATACGAATTGATAGCAATTTGACTGCTAATCCTCCCACAGTTGGTTTTACCTTCAAAGGCACGCCCACCAACGTTGCTGCCAATACCGTGTTGGTCATCAGCTCAACGCGATCGCCCAGCTCTAGTAGTCGCTGCATCGTTGTTTCCGACCTCCTTGGCCTCATTCGAGCAGGAAACTACAACGGAACTCCCACTAATCCCACCGAAGCAAACTGCAGGATAAGACCCCAATGA
- a CDS encoding PilW family protein: MKKLAFPYLKRSNSQSGVTITEVLVAGVVTLILVGAGMQTLITASFLRLQARQKAEAIAVIQTDLEEVKFLASQLPSTNGSINYCRPADIDSGFSTALRNAVNNRLGTDPQTVTLAGQNFQLRRNAARLNARPFNVLQLDYEVTPVAATAISGNRPIAELYTEVVPYASYECPPT; this comes from the coding sequence ATGAAAAAACTTGCTTTTCCTTATCTCAAACGCTCCAATAGCCAGTCCGGCGTCACAATCACTGAAGTGCTGGTTGCGGGTGTGGTGACGTTGATTTTGGTGGGAGCTGGCATGCAAACTCTGATCACGGCTTCCTTTTTGCGCTTGCAGGCTCGCCAAAAAGCAGAGGCGATCGCAGTGATTCAGACTGACCTAGAAGAAGTAAAGTTTCTAGCCAGTCAGCTGCCCAGCACTAATGGCAGCATTAACTACTGCAGGCCTGCTGATATCGATTCAGGCTTTTCTACTGCCCTCCGCAATGCTGTTAACAATAGATTGGGAACAGACCCACAAACAGTCACTTTGGCAGGTCAAAACTTTCAGTTGCGGCGCAATGCAGCTCGCTTAAATGCGCGACCTTTTAACGTTTTACAGCTGGATTACGAAGTAACGCCTGTAGCTGCTACCGCGATTTCTGGTAACCGACCCATTGCAGAGCTCTATACGGAGGTAGTTCCCTATGCGTCCTATGAATGCCCACCCACCTAG